Proteins from a genomic interval of Desulfurobacterium sp. TC5-1:
- a CDS encoding class I SAM-dependent methyltransferase: protein MAKTESFDRFYREYENWFERNHDIYEAELELIRSLLPQGKGIEIGVGTGRFAAPLGIKIGIEPSDAMAEVARQRGIDVLKGVAESLPVPNESYDFVLMVTTVCFVDDVLKSFKEAFRILKKGGVFIVGFVDKNSPLGKRYQEKKDKSRFYKEATFYSTEEIVDFLKKAGFSEISVKQTLIEKDGKMLPVIKDGSGEGGFVAVRAVKC from the coding sequence ATGGCAAAAACTGAAAGTTTTGACCGCTTTTATAGAGAGTATGAGAATTGGTTTGAAAGGAACCATGATATTTATGAGGCCGAGTTAGAGCTTATCAGGTCTTTACTTCCTCAAGGGAAAGGTATTGAAATAGGGGTCGGCACCGGCAGGTTTGCCGCCCCCCTTGGTATAAAGATTGGTATTGAGCCGTCTGATGCCATGGCTGAAGTTGCCAGGCAACGGGGAATAGATGTTTTGAAAGGTGTTGCCGAATCGCTTCCTGTTCCTAACGAATCCTATGACTTTGTTTTAATGGTTACTACTGTTTGTTTTGTTGATGATGTGCTTAAGTCTTTTAAAGAGGCCTTCAGAATCTTAAAAAAGGGCGGTGTTTTTATCGTTGGATTTGTTGATAAGAACTCACCTTTGGGAAAACGTTATCAAGAGAAAAAGGATAAGAGCCGCTTCTATAAAGAAGCCACATTCTACTCAACAGAAGAAATAGTCGACTTTCTAAAGAAGGCAGGCTTTTCTGAAATTTCTGTTAAGCAGACGCTTATAGAGAAGGACGGTAAAATGTTGCCTGTTATAAAGGACGGCAGCGGTGAAGGTGGATTTGTTGCCGTCAGGGCAGTAAAATGCTGA
- a CDS encoding KamA family radical SAM protein, with product MLSTLNDFKQYFNLTEKEIEGAKKVIDTFPVRCTEYYASLANRNNPNDPIKKTVFPTVEELKDFLPDDPFKEEIQSPVPGLTHKYPDRVLIVATNYCPVLCRFCMRKRNWKKQSFVITKEQIDEITKYIKTTKVRDVLISGGEPLTIPDEILEYLILKLKEIETVDIVRIGSRLPVVAPNLLTEKKIKILERGEKVWLNTHFNHPAEVTKSSKEAVKKLLKAGIPVNNQTVLLKGINDNEETLYKLFSTLQRIKVRPYYLFRCDPVNGVFHFATSVEKGLEIMKNLKKKLSPLALPYYAVDTYRGKIILFPEGAEYKRDEKGYLFKVEDVSILLP from the coding sequence ATGCTCTCCACCCTTAATGACTTTAAACAATACTTCAACCTTACAGAAAAAGAGATAGAAGGAGCAAAAAAGGTAATCGACACTTTTCCTGTTAGATGCACAGAATACTACGCATCCCTTGCAAACAGAAATAACCCGAATGACCCTATAAAAAAGACCGTTTTTCCCACGGTTGAAGAGCTAAAAGATTTTCTACCTGACGACCCGTTTAAAGAGGAAATCCAATCACCCGTTCCCGGACTTACGCATAAGTATCCCGACAGAGTTTTAATCGTTGCGACAAACTACTGTCCCGTCCTCTGCAGATTCTGCATGAGGAAAAGAAACTGGAAAAAGCAATCGTTCGTCATAACAAAAGAACAGATTGACGAAATAACAAAGTACATTAAAACAACTAAAGTTAGAGACGTCCTTATCTCTGGTGGCGAACCGCTTACAATTCCTGATGAAATCCTTGAGTACCTGATTTTAAAACTAAAAGAGATAGAAACTGTTGACATAGTAAGAATTGGAAGCCGCCTGCCAGTTGTTGCCCCAAACCTGCTGACAGAGAAAAAGATAAAAATTCTTGAAAGAGGCGAAAAGGTCTGGCTTAACACCCACTTTAACCATCCTGCCGAAGTAACAAAAAGCTCAAAAGAAGCCGTAAAAAAGCTTTTAAAGGCAGGCATTCCCGTTAACAATCAAACGGTGCTGTTAAAAGGCATAAACGATAATGAAGAAACACTCTACAAGCTATTTTCAACACTTCAGAGAATAAAGGTAAGACCATACTACCTTTTTAGATGCGACCCCGTAAACGGCGTCTTCCACTTTGCCACATCCGTTGAAAAGGGACTCGAAATAATGAAAAACCTAAAAAAGAAACTTTCACCTCTTGCACTTCCCTACTACGCCGTTGATACCTACAGGGGAAAGATAATTCTCTTTCCCGAAGGTGCGGAGTATAAGAGAGATGAAAAAGGATACCTGTTTAAGGTAGAGGATGTCAGCATTTTACTGCCCTGA
- the hemL gene encoding glutamate-1-semialdehyde 2,1-aminomutase, with the protein MGVEKSMRLFEEAKRYIPGGVNSPVRAFKSVGDVPRFIERAKGSHIWDVDGNEYIDYVCSWGPMILGHAHDEVIAAIKEQAENGTSYGAPTELEVKLAKMIVEMVPSVEKVRMVNSGTEATMSAIRLARGYTKRDKVVKFEGCYHGHVDSLLVKAGSGLATFGVPTSPGIPEDFAKHTITVPYNNIDALKKVIDEAGENIACVIMEPVMANAGLILPEDGFLEKVREITAEKGILLIFDEVITGFRLAPGGAQEYFGITPDLSCFGKIIGGGLPVGAFGGKAEIMDYLAPEGPVYQAGTLSGNPLAMVAGIKTLEILKRPGVYEALREKGKKFAEGIKAAAEKAGVADKLCFKNLESISCVFFTSETVKDYASAATSNTEAYAAYFREMLKRGVYLAPSQFEVAFVSTAHTDKDIERTISAAEEAFSSVKDLL; encoded by the coding sequence ATGGGCGTTGAGAAATCAATGAGACTTTTTGAAGAGGCAAAAAGGTACATTCCCGGCGGTGTTAACAGTCCTGTTAGGGCTTTTAAATCTGTTGGTGACGTGCCAAGGTTTATTGAAAGGGCAAAGGGTTCTCACATTTGGGATGTTGATGGAAATGAGTACATAGATTACGTCTGTTCCTGGGGCCCTATGATTTTGGGCCACGCTCACGATGAAGTTATTGCTGCGATAAAAGAGCAGGCTGAAAATGGAACAAGTTACGGTGCACCGACAGAGCTTGAAGTTAAGCTTGCGAAGATGATTGTTGAAATGGTGCCTTCAGTGGAAAAGGTAAGAATGGTTAACTCTGGAACGGAAGCCACCATGTCTGCTATAAGGCTTGCGAGGGGCTATACAAAGAGGGATAAAGTTGTTAAATTTGAAGGCTGTTATCACGGTCATGTTGATTCCCTTTTGGTGAAAGCAGGTTCAGGTCTTGCTACCTTTGGCGTGCCAACAAGTCCGGGTATTCCAGAAGACTTTGCAAAGCATACAATTACAGTGCCTTACAACAACATTGACGCACTTAAAAAGGTTATAGATGAAGCTGGTGAAAACATAGCCTGTGTTATTATGGAACCTGTCATGGCAAATGCGGGACTTATTCTTCCTGAAGATGGTTTTCTTGAGAAAGTTAGAGAGATAACCGCTGAAAAAGGTATACTTCTTATATTTGATGAAGTTATTACCGGTTTCCGCCTTGCACCGGGAGGTGCTCAAGAGTATTTCGGAATCACACCTGATCTTTCCTGTTTTGGAAAGATTATAGGTGGCGGTCTTCCTGTGGGTGCTTTTGGAGGAAAGGCAGAGATAATGGATTACCTTGCACCTGAAGGTCCTGTGTATCAGGCTGGAACGCTTTCCGGAAATCCTCTTGCAATGGTTGCAGGTATAAAGACACTTGAAATTTTAAAGAGACCTGGCGTTTACGAAGCTTTGAGAGAAAAGGGTAAAAAGTTTGCAGAGGGTATAAAGGCGGCTGCTGAAAAGGCCGGCGTTGCAGATAAACTCTGCTTTAAGAATCTTGAGTCTATTTCCTGCGTCTTCTTTACCAGTGAAACAGTTAAGGATTACGCTTCTGCTGCTACGTCAAATACGGAAGCTTACGCTGCCTACTTTAGAGAGATGCTTAAAAGGGGCGTTTATCTTGCACCTTCGCAGTTTGAAGTTGCTTTTGTTTCAACAGCTCATACTGATAAAGATATTGAAAGAACAATTTCTGCAGCAGAGGAAGCCTTCTCATCTGTTAAAGATTTACTCTAA
- the guaA gene encoding glutamine-hydrolyzing GMP synthase, with amino-acid sequence MVKDIHESKILILDFGSQYTQLIARRLREKHVYCEIHPFNTPVEKIRKFAPKGIILSGGPASVYADGSPKVGMEIFELGVPVLGICYGMQLITYLFGGEVVRAERHEYGRAELSVLDNEDLFKGLPEKFTVWMSHGDRVLKIPEGFEPIAETENAPYAAIRNKEKNIYGVQFHPEVKHTQFGDKILENFAVEICGCEPSWTMENFIEYEIDKIRKTVGNKNVICALSGGVDSSVVAALLHKAIGDQLYPIFVDTGLLRKGERESVEKTFKEKFHMKNFRTVDASSLFLERLKGVVDPEKKRKIIGHTFIEVFEKAAKEISDAEFLAQGTLYPDVIESVSVKGPSATIKSHHNVGGLPERLNFKLIEPLRELFKDEVRELGKELGLPDEIIKRQPFPGPGLAIRIIDEVKPEYLEILREADAIVLEEIKKAELYDKIWQSFAVFLPVKSVGVMGDVRTYDYVIAIRAVESTDGMTADWVKLPYELLERISNRIINEVQGVNRVVYDITSKPPGTIEWE; translated from the coding sequence ATGGTAAAAGATATTCATGAAAGCAAGATTCTCATCCTTGATTTTGGTTCTCAGTACACTCAGCTCATTGCAAGGCGTTTGAGAGAAAAACACGTTTACTGTGAGATACATCCTTTCAATACGCCGGTTGAAAAGATAAGGAAGTTTGCACCGAAGGGAATAATTCTTTCAGGTGGTCCTGCAAGCGTTTATGCTGATGGGTCGCCAAAGGTTGGAATGGAAATTTTTGAACTTGGCGTTCCTGTTTTGGGTATTTGCTACGGAATGCAGCTTATAACGTACCTATTTGGTGGAGAAGTTGTCAGAGCTGAAAGGCACGAATACGGAAGAGCTGAGCTTTCCGTTCTTGATAATGAAGATCTTTTTAAAGGACTTCCCGAAAAGTTTACAGTTTGGATGAGTCACGGTGACAGGGTTTTAAAAATTCCAGAAGGTTTTGAGCCGATAGCAGAAACAGAGAACGCGCCTTACGCAGCCATAAGAAACAAAGAGAAGAATATATACGGTGTCCAGTTTCACCCAGAGGTTAAGCATACACAATTTGGCGACAAAATCCTTGAAAACTTTGCGGTGGAAATATGCGGTTGTGAGCCTTCATGGACAATGGAGAATTTTATTGAGTATGAGATAGATAAAATCAGGAAAACTGTTGGAAATAAAAATGTGATTTGCGCTCTTTCAGGCGGCGTAGACTCTTCCGTTGTCGCTGCACTTTTACATAAAGCCATTGGTGACCAACTTTATCCGATATTCGTTGATACGGGGCTTTTAAGGAAAGGAGAAAGAGAAAGCGTAGAGAAGACGTTTAAAGAGAAGTTTCACATGAAAAACTTTAGAACTGTTGATGCTTCTTCTCTCTTCCTTGAAAGGTTAAAAGGTGTTGTAGATCCTGAGAAGAAGAGAAAGATAATAGGTCACACTTTCATAGAAGTTTTTGAAAAGGCGGCGAAAGAGATATCAGATGCGGAATTTTTGGCACAGGGAACACTGTATCCTGATGTTATAGAGAGTGTTTCCGTAAAAGGTCCTTCTGCAACGATTAAATCTCACCACAACGTTGGTGGTCTTCCTGAAAGATTGAACTTTAAGCTTATAGAACCTTTAAGGGAGCTTTTTAAAGACGAGGTTAGAGAACTTGGCAAAGAACTTGGACTTCCTGATGAGATCATTAAGAGGCAGCCTTTCCCTGGTCCTGGCCTTGCGATAAGGATTATTGATGAAGTTAAACCTGAATATCTTGAGATTTTGAGAGAAGCTGATGCCATTGTGCTTGAGGAGATAAAGAAAGCGGAGCTTTACGACAAAATCTGGCAGTCCTTTGCTGTCTTTTTACCTGTAAAGAGTGTCGGTGTCATGGGTGACGTGAGGACTTACGATTACGTTATCGCTATAAGGGCTGTTGAAAGTACTGATGGGATGACTGCTGATTGGGTAAAGCTTCCATACGAGCTTCTTGAGAGAATTTCTAACAGAATCATAAATGAGGTTCAGGGCGTTAACCGCGTTGTCTATGACATTACATCAAAACCACCTGGCACGATAGAGTGGGAGTAA
- the nadA gene encoding quinolinate synthase NadA, with translation MEILKEIKKLKKEKNAVILAHYYQDGMIQDIADFVGDSLELARKAVEIEAETVLMCGVYFMAETVKILNPEKKVLIPYPKAGCLMADMVIEDELKAFKEENPDYTIVTYVNSSAAVKALSDICCTSANAVKVVSSVEGEKVLFVPDKNLGSYVAEQVKDKEIKLWNGYCPVHEKLTAQWLEPLKKKYPNAEVVVHPECSPSVRKLADFIGSTSQIIRHVKASDKDSFIVGTERGIIHQLKKIKPEATFISAYETFICDQMRMITLDRIANSLKNGVYEVKVDAETAEKAKRAIERMLAL, from the coding sequence ATGGAAATTTTGAAAGAGATAAAGAAGCTGAAGAAAGAGAAAAATGCGGTTATTCTTGCACATTACTATCAGGATGGGATGATTCAGGATATTGCTGATTTTGTCGGTGATTCCCTTGAGCTTGCGAGAAAAGCTGTTGAAATAGAAGCTGAAACAGTTTTAATGTGCGGTGTCTATTTTATGGCTGAAACGGTTAAGATTCTTAATCCGGAAAAGAAGGTTTTAATTCCCTATCCTAAAGCCGGCTGTCTAATGGCAGATATGGTTATAGAAGATGAGTTAAAAGCTTTTAAAGAGGAGAATCCCGATTACACGATTGTTACCTATGTTAACAGTTCAGCCGCCGTTAAGGCACTTTCTGACATCTGCTGCACGTCAGCTAACGCTGTAAAGGTGGTTTCATCTGTTGAAGGTGAAAAGGTTCTTTTTGTTCCGGATAAAAACCTTGGTAGCTATGTCGCCGAGCAGGTGAAGGACAAGGAGATAAAACTCTGGAACGGTTACTGTCCGGTTCATGAAAAACTTACTGCCCAATGGCTGGAACCTTTGAAGAAAAAATATCCGAACGCAGAGGTTGTTGTTCATCCCGAATGTTCTCCTTCTGTGAGAAAGCTTGCCGATTTTATAGGTAGCACATCTCAGATAATTAGACACGTGAAGGCTTCCGATAAAGATAGCTTTATTGTCGGGACAGAAAGGGGAATTATCCATCAGCTTAAGAAGATTAAGCCTGAAGCAACGTTCATTTCTGCCTATGAAACTTTTATCTGCGACCAGATGAGAATGATAACACTTGATAGAATAGCTAATTCACTTAAAAATGGTGTTTATGAAGTGAAGGTTGATGCCGAAACTGCAGAAAAGGCGAAAAGAGCAATAGAGAGAATGCTTGCACTTTAG